Part of the Nostoc edaphicum CCNP1411 genome, AGACGCTGCGCGAACGCACCAGAAGTTAACTTCAGAGATGCATACAAAGAATCGCTCTTGTGAGGATCAGTCATACAATTTTAGATTTTGGATTTATGAAAAAAGTGAAGGTTTAAAACCGTACTGCGTCCCGCTACGTTAACGCCCCTAGTGTCGGGCTTGATTCAATTGCGAATTGCGTTAGCGTAGCGGGGCGAAGCCCATTGCGAATTGCGAATTGGTAGTGTGCTGGAAGGCAAATTTTTAACTAGCCGAAACCCGATATGAGTAGTTCCCGTATCGGGTGATTCTGACTCCCGCGCTGCCGGACGGAAGCGGCTACAGTAATTGGGAGCGCAGAGATACGCTCCCCCCTTGATTACGTGTAACTTTGGTTCATCGGGCTTATTGGGATCAAAGCTTTGATTTAAGACAATAGGATTAATTTGATCGGATTTGCGATCGCCTCCAACTTGAAATAAATCAGTAGTCCATTCCCACACATTGCCGGTCATGTCATAGAGTCCATAACCATTGGGTGCAAAAGAACCGACAGGAGCAATGCCCAAGTAACCATCGGCTTTGGTGTTGAAAAAGGGAAAAATTCCTTGCCAAGTGTTGGCTCTATGTTCAGAATATTCATCGCCCCAAGCATAGGTTGCACCATCCAAGCCACCACGGGCGGCATATTCCCATTGGGCTTCGGTAGGTAGGGATTTTCTCGACCATTTAGCGTAGGCTAGGGCATCTTCGTAAGCTATGTGAACAACTGGGTAGTTAGATTTGCTAGCGATCGCACTGTCTGGCCCAAAGGGATGTTGCCAATTCGCGCCAGTAGTCCAATGCCACCAACTCAGAAAGGAAACTTGCTTAACGCCTGGTTTTGCCATCTCAAATACTAAGGAACCCGGTAATCGCTGCTCATCGGGTAAATCGGGAAACTGTTCTTGAGATAAGGGACGCTCTGCAACTGTCACATATCCTGTAAATTTGACAAATTCACTAAATTGTGCATTTGTTACCTCATATTTATCAATACAGAAGTTAGTCACCGTTACATCTCCAGGCGATCGCTCTTCCACAAAACTGGAATTATCAGACCCCATTTTGAACGTTCCTCCTGAAATCATCGCCATACCTTCGGGACAGGGATTAAGTGTAGCTGCCAATGCGGTTGTATTGATGAATAAGAGTGCGATCGCTATTCCCAAAATGAATATTAGTGTGAGAAAGTAATGTTTTTTCCCATCACTAACATTCTCAATTTTGCTATTTTTAATTGAATGCCTGTAGTTCATCAATAATAAGATTCAACTTTTCTTAAAACTTATATTATTTTGGATTTTAGATGAACAATCCCCTTTTTAGTTGTATTTTTTGGTAATCTATTTCTCGCATTAAATTATTTGTTGTCGAAAAATCTATATTTTATAACAATAGACATCTCCGAAAACTATCAAAATTCTAACTTTTTTGGATTCTAACAAAGCTTGTTTCTCATGATGTAACTGCTCCGCATTTTGGATTAATTGTTGTAACTGTTCATACTTCATACCAATTAATCACTTTGTTTCTTTCCGATTTTCCTCAATGTGATTCAGTATGTCACTCATATTTTTGTGTTAAAAAACTTTTCATGATGTTCTTTTACCACAAAATATACTATTTTGGAGATGTCTAATGATTTTTAAGAAAGGTTTCAATTTATACTATGCATAAACTGTTAACTATAAACTTAGGCTAATTTACAATAAATATCTTTACTTTGTGTTAAAGAACTTACAATAAATAAATTACCCAAATAAACGTAGACGCATACTTCTAGGTCGAAGCAAGCTACGCAGAGCGTCTCGTCACACGCTACCATAGAGGCACAGAAAAATGTGGAGGAGAGAATTTTTGAGCTATTTTTTATTTGAAATCTCCTAAAATACTAAAAACCGATCAATTTACCGATGTTTATCTAATATTGATAAATTACCTCTTGTGAAAACATAAGTCAAGCACTATATATATTTAGCTACGAAAAAGCTTAACACCACCTCAGTCAGAATTTACCTCTCGACTATATAGATGGACACCTGCCTAGAGCAGTAAATATTGCTGATACGGCCTTTCGTGGCCCTAGAGAAGGTCTACCAGTACAGTACTGGGACAATCAAAGATTAGGACAAATATTTGCCAATTCAGGAGTCACAAATAATAGCCGTGTACTCGTTTACTCTGATGGCAGAGATGTCTTAGGTGCAACGATGGTAGCTTATTTGCTGGAACGTTCTGGAGTAAGGGATATAGCCGTATTAGATGGTGGCTACAAAGGTTACGAAGCAGCATCCCAAACAGTAACTAAGGAATTTCCTCAATATAAAGTAGCTAAATTTACAGTTAAGGATAATCCTACTGTGCGTGTCTCTTTAAATGAGGTAAAAAAACTTATTGGTAACAAAGGCGTTACCTTCATCGACCCTAGACCCGCAGATTTATTCCAAGGTAAGGAAAATCTTTGGTTACGGAACGGACATATTCCTGGTGCGCGAAATATCCCTTGGCCAACCTTTACAGATGCAGAAAATCCTCACAAGCTCAAATCTTTAGATGAAATCAAGAAAATCCTAGCTGACAAGAAAATTACTCCTGCTGATGACATCATCGTTACTTGCAGCACAGGACGAGAAGCAACTCTACAATATGTGGTGTTAAAACATTTGTTGGGCTATCCCAAAGTTCGGGTTTATGAAGGTTCTTGGACTGAGTACAGCACTCAATCAGACCTACCTGTTGCTACTGGCCCAGAGCAGGTAAGTTAGGTTAGTAGGAGAATAGGCATAGGGCATAGATTCAGAAAGGATCTATATCTTTTCAACCTGGAGGATAAAATGATGAAATTCGCAATGCTATTTTTTGCCGTTTTACTAACTACTTTTGGCTT contains:
- a CDS encoding formylglycine-generating enzyme family protein, which produces MNYRHSIKNSKIENVSDGKKHYFLTLIFILGIAIALLFINTTALAATLNPCPEGMAMISGGTFKMGSDNSSFVEERSPGDVTVTNFCIDKYEVTNAQFSEFVKFTGYVTVAERPLSQEQFPDLPDEQRLPGSLVFEMAKPGVKQVSFLSWWHWTTGANWQHPFGPDSAIASKSNYPVVHIAYEDALAYAKWSRKSLPTEAQWEYAARGGLDGATYAWGDEYSEHRANTWQGIFPFFNTKADGYLGIAPVGSFAPNGYGLYDMTGNVWEWTTDLFQVGGDRKSDQINPIVLNQSFDPNKPDEPKLHVIKGGAYLCAPNYCSRFRPAARESESPDTGTTHIGFRLVKNLPSSTLPIRNSQWASPRYANAIRN